In Arachis stenosperma cultivar V10309 chromosome 1, arast.V10309.gnm1.PFL2, whole genome shotgun sequence, one DNA window encodes the following:
- the LOC130944266 gene encoding tryptophan synthase beta chain 1-like: MASSITSSSSRLFPITRESQPTSHSTLNFSKFASFSSSSSASGSKTSSYISCSLTRDPSVLPLEEQSKLSNGSVLFQRPDSLGRFGKFGGKYVPETLINALTELEAAFHSLSADEDFQKELAGILRDYVGRESPLYFAERLTEHYKRANGEGPQIYLKREDLNHTGAHKINNAVAQALLAKCLGKKRIIAETGAGQHGVATATVCARFGLECIVYMGAQDMERQALNVFRMRLLGAEVRPVHSGTATLKDATSEAIRDWVTNVETTHYILGSVAGPHPYPMMVREFHAVIGKETRKQALEKWGGKPDVLIACVGGGSNAMGLFHEFVDDKDVRLIGVEAAGFGLDSGKHAATLTKGEVGVLHGAMSYLLQDDDGQIIEPHSISAGLDYPGVGPEHSFLKDIGRAEYYSITDEEALEAFKRVSRLEGIIPALETSHALAYLEKVCPTLPNGAKVVVNFSGRGDKDVHTAIKYLKV, from the exons ATGGCTTCCTCCATCACAAGCTCTTCTTCAAGGTTGTTTCCCATTACCAGAGAATCACAACCCACTTCCCATTCCACCTTAAACTTTTCAAAGTTtgcatctttttcttcttcttcttcagcttcAGGTTCCAAAACCTCCTCTTATATCTCTTGCTCTCTCACTAGGGACCCTTCTGTTCTGCCATTGGAGGAGCAGTCAAAGCTCTCTAATGGGTCAGTTCTCTTTCAGAGACCAGATTCCCTTGGGAGGTTTGGAAAGTTTGGTGGGAAATATGTCCCTGAGACTCTAATCAATGCCCTCACCGAGCTTGAGGCTGCATTTCATTCCCTTTCTGCTGATGAAGATTTTCAG aaagagCTGGCTGGTATTCTTAGAGATTATGTTGGTCGAGAGAGTCCTCTTTATTTTGCAGAAAGGTTGACAGAGCATTATAAGAGGGCGAATGGTGAAGGGCCTCAGATTTACCTAAAGAGGGAAGATCTTAATCACACTGGTGCTCATAAGATCAATAATGCTGTTGCTCAAGCTTTGCTTGCCAAGTGTTTGGGGAAAAAACGAATTATTGCTGAAACTGGAGCTGGCCAGCATGGTGTCGCAACTGCTACTGTATGCGCTCGATTTGGTTTGGAGTGCATTGTTTATATGGGGGCACAGGACATGGAAAGGCAGGCTCTGAATGTCTTCAGAATGCGTCTTCTCGGTGCTGAG GTGAGACCGGTTCATTCTGGAACTGCCACACTTAAGGATGCTACATCAGAGGCTATAAGGGATTGGGTGACAAATGTGGAGACAACTCATTATATTTTGGGTTCGGTTGCTGGGCCGCATCCTTATCCAATGATGGTAAGAGAGTTTCATGCCGTGATTGGCAAGGAAACCAGAAAACAAGCGTTGGAAAAATGGGGAGGGAAACCGGATGTTCTGATTGCATGTGTCGGAGGAGGTTCAAATGCCATGGGACTTTTCCATGAATTTGTTGATGACAAAGACGTTAGACTAATTGGTGTGGAAGCTGCTGGATTTGGCTTGGACAGTGGCAAGCATGCTGCGACATTAACAAAGGGAGAAGTTGGGGTTCTGCATGGAGCTATGAGTTATCTGCTGCAGGATGATGATGGACAAATTATCGAGCCTCACTCAATTAGTGCAGG CTTGGACTACCCTGGTGTAGGACCGGAACATAGCTTTTTGAAAGATATCGGGCGCGCTGAATATTATAGCATCACTGATGAAGAAGCACTAGAAG CTTTCAAGAGAGTTTCGCGTCTCGAAGGCATAATTCCGGCTCTAGAGACATCTCATGCTTTGGCCTATCTGGAGAAAGTGTGTCCAACTCTTCCTAATGGCGCCAAAGTTGTGGTCAACTTCAGTGGCAGAGGTGACAAGGATGTTCATACCGCCATCAAGTACTTGAAGGTTTGA